From Gemmatimonadaceae bacterium, a single genomic window includes:
- a CDS encoding cytochrome c-type biogenesis protein CcmH: MPTRRQFLASLGAGIATASLARALPAQQGMQGMNTGTANVPMNENAYHKVELPSRGTGPSMTNVQRDALEHKIHCQCGCNLDIFTCRTTDFSCQVSPPMHRDVMALVAGGYSGSEIIAAFVNVYGERVLMEPEKHGFNLAGWFMPFVALGGGTALVVALLRRWRHPAAEPERVTELPVNATSDELARIEQLVRRDDA; this comes from the coding sequence ATGCCGACCCGGCGGCAGTTTCTCGCTTCGTTAGGCGCAGGGATCGCGACGGCATCGCTCGCCCGCGCGCTGCCGGCCCAGCAGGGCATGCAGGGCATGAACACGGGCACGGCCAACGTGCCGATGAACGAGAATGCCTATCACAAGGTGGAGCTTCCGTCGCGCGGCACCGGTCCGTCGATGACCAACGTCCAACGGGACGCGCTGGAGCATAAGATCCACTGCCAGTGCGGATGCAACCTGGACATATTCACCTGTCGCACCACCGACTTCTCGTGCCAGGTGTCGCCGCCGATGCACCGCGACGTGATGGCGCTGGTCGCCGGCGGCTATTCCGGCTCCGAGATCATCGCGGCGTTCGTGAACGTCTACGGCGAGCGGGTGCTCATGGAGCCGGAGAAACACGGCTTCAACCTGGCCGGCTGGTTCATGCCGTTCGTTGCGTTAGGCGGCGGTACCGCGCTAGTGGTCGCGCTGCTGCGGCGCTGGCGGCATCCCGCGGCCGAACCGGAGCGTGTGACCGAGCTGCCGGTGAATGCGACGTCAGACGAGCTGGCGCGCATCGAACAGCTCGTCCGGCGCGACGACGCATGA
- a CDS encoding cytochrome c-type biogenesis CcmF C-terminal domain-containing protein yields SAFLLSILGTFITRSGVISSVHAFSQSEVGYWFLGFLVIAIAVTAYLVSTRLSDLRATAELESMVSREATFLFNNLLLCGIAFSILWGTLFPILSEAVRGTKITVGPPFFNSVNIPLGLGLLALTGIGPLIAWRRASVRNLRRQFTGPVICGVLVGVALLAGGMRAYYSVMSYALGGFVLATILQEFQKGTSARHRMYGEPYVIALFRLVARNRRRYGGYIVHIGVVVLFAAFAGLAFKKEFDVTLRAGQTFSAVDGFGDHWTFVSQGVSDYDELNRHTTAVLLEARRNGKFVGMIKSEKRQYIDSQGNPTFEPATEVGILDKPHEDVYTVLAGVIGEDTAEMRITFNPLVWWVWYGGMIMALGGLIVMWPQAERRRAQAGYVAPLAPGFVGAEAEAVS; encoded by the coding sequence TCTCGGCATTCCTGCTCTCCATCCTCGGCACGTTCATCACGCGCAGCGGTGTGATCTCGAGCGTGCACGCGTTCTCGCAATCCGAAGTTGGCTATTGGTTCCTCGGCTTCCTGGTCATTGCGATTGCGGTGACGGCGTATCTCGTGTCGACGCGGTTGTCGGATCTCCGCGCCACGGCGGAGCTGGAGAGCATGGTGAGCCGCGAGGCGACGTTCCTGTTCAACAACCTGCTGTTGTGCGGCATCGCCTTTTCGATTTTATGGGGGACGCTGTTCCCGATCCTGAGCGAGGCGGTGCGCGGCACGAAGATCACTGTGGGTCCGCCGTTTTTCAATTCGGTGAACATCCCGCTCGGCCTCGGCTTGCTCGCGCTCACCGGGATCGGACCGCTGATCGCGTGGCGGCGGGCTTCCGTTAGGAACCTGCGCCGGCAGTTCACGGGCCCGGTAATCTGCGGCGTGCTCGTGGGCGTGGCGCTGCTGGCCGGCGGGATGCGCGCCTACTACTCCGTGATGTCGTATGCGTTGGGCGGATTCGTGCTCGCCACGATTCTGCAGGAATTCCAGAAGGGCACCTCGGCGCGGCACCGGATGTACGGCGAGCCGTATGTGATCGCGCTCTTCCGTCTCGTGGCGCGCAATCGCCGGCGCTACGGCGGGTACATCGTGCACATCGGCGTGGTGGTGCTGTTCGCTGCGTTCGCCGGTCTCGCGTTCAAGAAGGAATTCGACGTCACGCTGCGCGCCGGGCAAACGTTTTCCGCGGTAGACGGCTTCGGCGATCATTGGACGTTCGTGAGCCAGGGCGTGTCCGACTACGATGAGCTCAACCGGCACACGACCGCGGTGCTGCTCGAGGCGCGGCGCAACGGCAAGTTCGTGGGCATGATCAAGAGCGAGAAGCGTCAGTACATCGACAGTCAGGGCAACCCCACGTTCGAGCCGGCGACGGAAGTCGGAATTCTCGACAAGCCGCACGAGGATGTGTACACGGTGCTCGCCGGCGTGATCGGCGAGGACACGGCGGAGATGCGCATCACGTTCAACCCGCTCGTGTGGTGGGTGTGGTATGGCGGGATGATCATGGCGTTGGGCGGCTTGATCGTGATGTGGCCGCAGGCCGAACGGCGCCGGGCGCAGGCGGGGTACGTGGCCCCGTTGGCGCCGGGATTCGTGGGCGCCGAGGCAGAGGCGGTGTCCTGA
- a CDS encoding zinc ribbon domain-containing protein — translation MIALVLGTVLALAALAFVLVPLFVAPRAGAGAPHAVPSPAPVDAIAALREVEFDRETGKLSDSDYAALKAEYTRDALAALRAQDAAPSSVSDAEVEAMILAYRAPRKACATCGPRPEADAIYCSACGRFLPGACARCGAEVTEPGARFCPACGATLAA, via the coding sequence ATGATCGCGCTCGTCCTGGGGACGGTGCTCGCCCTGGCCGCCCTCGCGTTCGTGCTCGTGCCGCTCTTCGTCGCGCCGCGCGCGGGCGCCGGCGCGCCGCACGCAGTCCCGTCGCCCGCGCCGGTCGATGCCATCGCCGCCCTGCGCGAAGTCGAATTCGACCGCGAAACGGGGAAGCTCTCTGATTCCGACTACGCAGCGCTCAAAGCCGAGTACACGCGCGACGCGCTTGCCGCGCTCCGGGCGCAGGACGCGGCGCCGTCGAGTGTCAGCGACGCCGAGGTCGAAGCGATGATTCTGGCGTACCGCGCGCCGCGGAAGGCGTGCGCCACGTGCGGTCCGCGGCCGGAAGCCGATGCGATTTACTGCTCGGCGTGCGGCCGGTTCCTGCCGGGGGCGTGCGCGCGCTGCGGGGCGGAGGTCACGGAGCCCGGCGCGCGCTTCTGTCCGGCCTGCGGCGCCACGCTCGCGGCCTAA